The window CGGCGGCATTTCATCAGCGCCCACGGCAGGTAAAGCCCAAGCGTGACGATGGAAAGTAAGGTATTAACCAGGCAAATGAGAAAGTAATTGCCGCCATCGCCATTAAACTTAAAAGCGTGCGACGCCGTTTCATTTTTTATAAGATTTTCCTGCATATAAAATCCCTGAAGTTATTTATCCTTAAATAATCGAATTATTAGCAGGCAATAGAATTTACCTGCTAAATTCATAGTATCTTATTATCTGTTTAAATAATATAAAACCTGTGCCTTCCAGGAGACTTGCATCGCCTGACAGAGGGTGCTATTAGTGCCGTTTATTTGCATTGGTTAACCGGGTAGTAAAATGAATGCTGCACAATCCCTTACTCTACGCCGCCTGACGGCTAACGATAACCAGGCTATCGCTGCGATTATCCGTCAGGTTTCCGCCGAATATGGTCTTACCGCCGACAAAGGCTATACCGTCGCCGATCCGAATCTGGACGAACTGTATCAGCTTTACTGTCAGCCGGGTCATGCCTACTGGGTGGTGGAGCACAACGGCGAAGTCGTGGGCGGCGGCGGCATTGCGCCATTGTCCTGTAGCGAACCGGACATTTGCGAACTGCAAAAAATGTATTTTTTACCGGACATTCGGGGAAAAGGGCTGGCGAAAAAACTGGCGCTGATGGCGCTGGATCACGCCCGTGAACTGGGATTTAAACGCTGCTATCTGGAAACCACCGCCTTCCTGCGCGAAGCGATTGGCCTGTACGAACATTTAGGCTTTGAGCATATCAGCGAGCCGCTTGGCTGCACCGGACACGTCGACTGCGAAGTACGGATGCTCAAATCCCTGTAAACGGTGCGGCGGCAGGCGCCGCCGCACTTCAGAACGTCAGGGATTAATGGCGCACGCCGTCGTCATCTTCATCGACGTAGTCTTCGTCGTCGCCTTCACCTTCTTCGCCGTTCGGATCTTCAAAGTAGGTGCCCCAGCCGTCGTACTCGACGTCATATTTCTCCGCCAGGGTCATCAGTTGCTCAACCTGAGCGTCGATCAGCTCGGCATTCAGCGCGCATTCGCTGAGGATATCGCAGCAGATCACCGTGTCGCCCTCTTCCACCTCCAGCTCTTCCGGCTCGGTGACTTCGTAGCCGAGTTTAAACGCTTCTACCGCTGCCTTTTCCAGCGTTTCCAGGTCGTCAGCGGAAAGGTGGTGCTCAATGGTATACAGCGCGTCCGGGTCGCTGCCGTCCTCGAGTAATTCTTCAATAATCAGGCGCGTCTCTTCACGCTGTTCTTCCAGTAGTTCCGGGTTTGCCATAGCTCGTTCCTCATAATGTCCTGCCGATACTCTTATTGTCACATACCGCCGTCATTGCCTCCACCTTTCCGCAAAAGATTTGTTAAACGGGGTTGCAAATGCATAAACACCCATATAAATTGAATTTTAATTCAATAAATGGCCTGTGCCATTGGAGGGATCTATGTCAGGTTTTTATCAGAAGCATTTTTTAAAATTACTCGATTTCACCCCTGCCGAACTCACCGCGCTGCTGCAACTCGCCGCTAAACTGAAAGCCGACAAAAAGAGCGGTAAAGAAGAACAAAAGCTGACTGGCAAAAATATCGCGCTCATCTTCGAAAAAGACTCGACCCGTACACGATGCTCTTTCGAAGTTGCCGCATATGACCAGGGCGCGCGCGTGACGTATCTCGGCTCCAGCGGCAGCCAGATCGGGCATAAAGAGTCGATTAAAGATACCGCCCGCGTGCTGGGACGGATGTATGACGGCATTCAGTACCGCGGCTATGGACAAGAGGTGGTCGAAACGCTGGCGGAATATGCCGGAGTCCCGGTGTGGAACGGCTTAACCGATGAGTTTCATCCGACCCAGCTACTGGCAGACCTGCTGACCATGCAGGAGCACCTGCCGGGGAAAGCCTACAACCAGATGACGCTGGTGTACGCGGGCGATGCGCGCAACAACATGGGCAACTCCATGCTGGAAGCCGCCGCCTTAACCGGGCTGGATCTGCGTCTGGTCGCGCCGCAGGCCTGCTGGCCGGAGGATGCGCTGGTCGCCGAATGCCTGGCGATGGCGAAGAAAAACGGCGGCAATATTACGCTGACGGAAGATATCGCTGCGGGCGTAAAAGGCGCGGACTTTATCTATACCGACGTCTGGGTGTCGATGGGCGAACCAAAAGAGAAATGGGCGGAGCGTATCGCGCTGCTGCGTGACTACCAGGTTAACAGCCAGATGATGGCGCTTTCCGGTAATCCGCAGGTGAAGTTTCTGCACTGTCTGCCGGCGTTTCATGACGACCAGACCACGCTGGGCAAGAAAATGGCGGCGGAGTTCGGGCTGCACGGCGGAATGGAAGTGACCGATGAGGTGTTTGAATCACCCGCCAGCATTGTCTTCGACCAGGCTGAAAACCGGATGCACACGATTAAAGCGGTGATGGCGGCGACATTGTCGCAGTGATGTTGCTGTGTTGCCGGGTAAGGCGCAGCCGTCACCCGGCACGGACTCATTACGCCACCAGCAGTTTAACCACGGCTTTACGCACCTGCGCAGGCGCGCCGACGGCGCACAGCGGTTTGTGCACTTCTCCCGGATAGAAGACCACAAAATCGCCTTCGCTGAGGATTACCGTTTTTTCCTGCTCGCCCGCCGCCAGGAAAGCGATGTCTTTATCGGCCAGCCAGTCGGTGTCCGGCGTATCCGCAGGTAGCGTACTGAAGGTCATTCCTTCCTGCCCTTTAAGTACGATCTGGATATCCAGATAGCGCGCGTGATACTCCGCCCGGCGCTGCTCAAACGGCTCGGTCGTATCTTCGGAAATCAGATAAAACAGTCTGTTACCGTCGATATCATGTTTGCCCTTTTCCGTAGCCTCAGTGACATTGGCTTTAATGTACTCAATAGCTTCGCGCAGCTCCTCGGGAAGCCAGGATTGCAGATGGTGAATATTGCCGACGATCATCTCATACCTCACATTTAAAACATTGTTTCATTTTTAAACGTTATACGAAAATTTTAGTCGGAGCACCACCCCTGACTGATGAAGTTTTGCGTCAGCGCATGTTTCTCGACGGCGAGCGCATTCTGCCTGGCGTGGCGTTGATTATCAGCATTGCGCGCGGCATTGTGGTGGTCGTTGCTCCGCTATCAATAAGACAAGGCGAGAAGAGCGCCAGTCCATTGATATGAATAATAAAGATAAGGTGCATTATGATGGATTACGATGATTTCCCCGCTAAAGAGCAGCAGCAGCTGGCGGTCTGCCAGCGCCTGATTAGCGAAAAAAGGTATCTTTCGCAGGAAGAAATTCGTCGCGACCTGCAAGGACACGGCTTTGAAAACATCAGTCAGTCGTCGGTATCGCGGCTGCTGAGAATACTTGGCGTCATAAAAATCAGAAATACAAAAGGCCAAAAAATTTATTCGGTGAATCCACAGCAGCGTCCGGCACCGGACGCCGCCCGTTCCGTCGCAGAAATGGTGGTCAGCGTCGAGCACAATCGCGAATTTATCCTGATCCATACCGTTGCCGGATATGGCTGCGCCGTTGCCAGTATCCTTAATTATCACGCCCTGCCAGAGATCCTCGGCGTGATTGCCGGCAGCAATATCGTCTGGGTCGCACCACGGGTTGTACAGCGCACGGCGCTGGTGCATAAGCAAATTAATTATTTGCTAAAAATGCATTAATATTCATTAAAACCGTTTGCGTTGAATAAAAAGGGCATGATTTTGCTTGATCCGCAAACGGAGCTGAGTATAATCGCGGACAATTTGCCGGGAGGAAGCATGGTCCAGTGTGTTCGACATTCTGTCTTACCGCGTCTGAAAGCAGACGCTGGCCTGCCGTTTTTCTTTCCGTTGCTACCCTATTCACAGCCCCTCAGTTGAGGGGCTTTTTTTTTGCCCTGGCGTCAGGAGATAAACATGGCTAATCCGCTATATCAAAAACACATCATTTCCATAAACGACCTTAGTCGCGACGACCTCAATCTGGTGCTGGCGACAGCGGCGAAATTAAAAGCGAACCCGCAGCCGGAGCTGCTGAAGCATAAAGTGATCGCCAGCTGCTTCTTCGAAGCCTCCACCCGTACCCGTCTGTCTTTTGAAACCTCCATGCACCGCCTGGGCGCCAGCGTGGTCGGTTTTTCCGACAGCGCCAACACCTCGCTGGGTAAAAAAGGCGAAACGCTGGCGGACACCATTTCGGTGATCAGCACCTACGTCGACGCCATTGTGATGCGCCACCCGCAGGAAGGCGCGGCGCGTCTGGCGACCGAGTTTTCCGGCCAGGTGCCGGTGCTTAACGCCGGCGACGGTTCTAACCAGCATCCGACCCAGACGCTGCTGGATCTGTTTACCATTCAGGAAACCCAGGGGCGACTGGATAACCTGCACGTGGCGATGGTCGGCGACCTGAAATATGGCCGCACCGTCCACTCGCTGACCCAGGCGCTGGCGAAATTTGACGGCAACCGCTTCTATTTCATCGCGCCGGACGCGCTGGCGATGCCGCAGTACATTCTCGATATGCTCGATGAAAAAGGTATTGTCTGGAGCCTGCACGCATCCATCGAAGAGGTGATGGCGGAAGTGGATATTCTGTATATGACCCGCGTACAGAAAGAGCGTCTCGACCCGTCGGAGTATGCCAACGTTAAAGCGCAGTTTGTCCTGCGCGCCAGCGATCTGACAGGCGCGCGTGAAAACATGAAGGTGCTGCATCCGCTGCCGCGAATTGATGAAATCGCCACCGACGTCGATAAAACCCCGCACGCCTGGTATTTCCAGCAGGCGGGTAACGGTATTTTTGCGCGCCAGGCGTTACTGGCGCTGGTTCTGAATCGCGATCTGGCACTGTAAGGGGAGAGAAGAAGATGACACATGACAATAAACTACAGGTTGAAGCGATCAAATGCGGCACCGTAATCGATCACATTCCCGCCCAGGTTGGCTTCAAATTACTGACCCTGTTTAAGCTGACCGAAACCGACCAGCGCATCACCATTGGTCTGAACCTTCCTTCCGGCGAAATGGGCCGCAAGGACCTGATCAAAATTGAGAACACCTTCCTGACCGCCGAGCAGGTTAACCAGCTTTCGCTGTACGCGCCGCAGGCCACCGTGAACCGCATCGACAACTACGAGGTGGTGGGAAAATCGCGCCCAAGCCTGCCGGATCGCATTGAAAGCGTGCTGGTGTGCCCGAACAGCAACTGCATCAGTCATGCTGAACCGGTTTCGTCCAGTTTTGCAGTGAAAAAGCGCGCAGATGACATCGCGCTCAAATGCAAATACTGCGAAAAAGAGTTTTCTCATTATGTGGTGCTGGCCAACTAATTGGGATTGGTTATAAATACCCGGCTCCCTATAATGCAAGGCCTGAGAAAATTCTTTTACCGCTGTACTTCAGGAGAAATCATGAGCAAAACTATCGCGACGGAAAATGCACCCGCAGCTATCGGTCCATATGTTCAGGGCGTGGATCTGGGCAGCATGATCATCACCTCCGGCCAGATCCCGGTTGATCCGAAAACCGGCAGCGTACCGGAAGAGGTATCCGCCCAGGCGCGTCAGTCGCTGGAAAACGTGAAAGCTATCGTTGAAGCGGCTGGTCTGCAGGTGGGCGACATCGTGAAAACCACCGTGTTTGTAAAAGATCTGAACGACTTCGCCACCGTCAACGCCACCTACGAAGCGTTTTTCGCCGAGCACAACGCCACCTTCCCGGCACGCTCCTGCGTGGAAGTCGCGCGTCTGCCGAAAGACGTGAAAATTGAAATCGAAGCGATCGCCGTGCGTCGCTAAGCGTTTCGCCCAAAAATTAAGGCAGCCTGGGCTGCCTTAATTTATTGGTTACTGCCAGCCGTAGCGACGGCTGTAAAAACCTTTCACTAACTGCGTTAGCGTCATATACCCCGCCAGGATGGCCACCAGCCACGGGAAGTAGCTCAGCGGCAGCGCCTGCAATTGCAGATAGCCCGCCAGCGGCGAGAACGGCAGCGCAATCCCTACCGCCATCACCACCATCGTCATTAACAGCAGCGGCCACGCGGCCCGGCTCTGGATAAACGGCACGCGGCGGGTACGGATCATATGCACAATCAGCGTTTGCGACAGCAGGCCCACAACAAACCAGCCGGACTGGAACAGCGTTTGCGCTTCCGGCACGTTCGCGTGGAAAACCCACCACATCACGCAGAAGGTGAGAATGTCGAAAATGGAGCTGATTGGGCCAAAGAAGATCATAAAGCGCCCCAAATCGGCCGGGTTCCAGCGCTGCGGCTGCTGGATCTGCTCGTCGTCCACGTTATCAAACGGGATCGCCACCTGGGATACATCGTACAGCAGGTTCTGAATCAGCAGATGCAGCGGCAGCATCGGCAGAAACGGTAAAAAGGCGCTCGCCACCAGCACGCTGAAGACGTTACCGAAGTTCGAACTGGCGGTCATTTTGATGTACTTCAGCATGTTCGAGAAGGTGCGACGGCCTTCAATGACCCCCTCTTCCAGCACCATCAGGCTCTTTTCCAGCAGGATAATATCAGCCGCTTCACGGGCGATATCCACCGCGCCGTCAACCGAGATGCCGATATCCGCCGCGCGCAGCGCCGGGGCGTCGTTAATGCCGTCGCCCATAAAGCCAACCACGTGCCCTTCGCGCTTAAGCAGGGTGACAATGCGCTCTTTATGCATCGGCGTCAGACGGGCAAACAGCGTGGTGCGCTGCGCCAGCGCCGCCAGCTCGTCGTCGCTGATCTCTTCGATATCGCTACCGATAACCACTTCGCCTGCGTCCAGTCCCACTTCATGACACACCTTCGCCGCCACCAGCTCGCTGTCGCCGGTGAGGATCTTCACCGTGATGCCGCTGGCCTTCAACGCCTTCAGCGCAGGCGCGGTGGTCTCTTTCGGCGGATCGAGGAAGGCGATGTAACCTTCGAGGATCAGATCGGACTCGTCGATACGCTGATAATCCCCTTCCCGCGCCGGCAGATATTTCGTCGCCACCGCCACCACGCGCAGCCCCTGACGGTTCAGCGAATCGGTGACGCGCTTAACCCGGCGCAGCATACTGTCATCCAGCGGCACAATTTCGCCGTTATGACGTACCCGGCTGCAGACGTTAAGGATCTCCTGCAATGCGCCTTTGCACACCAGCTGATGCACCGCCGCCTCTTCGGCCACCACCACCGACATGCGGCGACGTTCGAAATCAAACGGGATCTCATCGATTTTCTGCCAGCGGGCGGCCAGTTCACACGCGGAGGCTTCATCCACGCCTTCCAGCACCGCGGTATCGAGCAGGTTTTTCAGCCCCGTCTGGTAGTGGCTGTTCAGCCACGCCGAGTGCAGTACGTGTTCGCAGGATTTACCTGAGATATCGGTATGATTTTCCAGTACGATTTTATCCTGGGTCAGCGTACCGGTTTTATCGGTGCAGAGAATGTCCATCGCGCCAAAGTTCTGAATGGCGTCAAGATGCTTCACGATCACTTTTTGCTTCGACAGCTTCACTGCCCCGCGCGCCAGCGTCGAGGTGACAATCATTGGCAGCATTTCCGGCGTCAGGCCGACGGCGACGGAGAGCGCAAACAGCGCCGCTTCCCACCAGTCCCCTTTGGTATAGCCGTTAATCACCAGCACCACCGGCGCCATGACCAGCATAAAGCGAATCAACAACATGCTGACGCGGCTGATCCCCTGCTGGAAGGCGTTCTGCTCGGTCTCCTGTTCGCTGACGCGCCCCGCCAGCTGACCAAACCAGGTGTTGCCGCCGGTAGCGATCACGATGGCCTGCGCGGTGCCGCTTACCACGTTGGTGCCCATAAAGCACAGGGTGTCGCACTCGAGCGGGTTGCTGTGCGCGGCTTCACGGCTGGCGGCGAACTTCTCCACCGGCAGCGATTCGCCGGTTAACGACGCCTGGGCGACAAACAGATCGCGCGCCTGTATCACGCGCAGATCGGCGGGGATCATATCGCCAGCCGACAGCTTAATGACGTCGCCGGGCACCAGCTGATCGATCGGCAGTTCAAGCCAGCCGCTTTCCCCTTTTTCGTTAATCACCCGCAGCACCGTCGCGGTGTTGCTGACCATCGCCTTCAGCGCATCAGCCGCTTTGGTGGAGCGGGCTTCCTGCACAAAGTTCAGCAGCGTGGAGATCGCCACCATCAGGCCGATCACTCCCGCGGCGAACAGATCTTCAGTGGCATAGGAGATCGCCCCAAGAATGGTCAGCAGGATATTAAACGGGTTGCGGTAGCAGTCCCACAAATGCACCCACCACGGCGACGGTTTCTGAGTGGGCAGTTGATTCGGGCCGTGCTTTTCGCGCGCCGCTTCCACTTCCGCGTGATTCAGCCCTTCCGGATGGGCGTTGAAGGTTTTCCACAGCGTCGCCTCATCCATCATCGCCGCCTTCAGGCACTGTTCGCTAAGTGAAGAAGAGGGCGAGGTACAGACGTACGTCCGGGCGTTCGGTAACGGATCGCGGTGTACCAGGCGATCGGGTAAATGGCGGCTGAGCCGGGCAAAGAGTTGACGAGTGATATTTTTAAACATAGGTAGTCCCTCCGCGCCAGACATAACGGCGCAGAAATCATTTTCAGGCGTGGCAAAGCCTTACCTGACAGGCAACATAGTAGTCGTAACAGGGACGTTTTAGCGTCGCTGTCTTACGTAGC is drawn from Citrobacter rodentium NBRC 105723 = DSM 16636 and contains these coding sequences:
- a CDS encoding GNAT family N-acetyltransferase, which translates into the protein MNAAQSLTLRRLTANDNQAIAAIIRQVSAEYGLTADKGYTVADPNLDELYQLYCQPGHAYWVVEHNGEVVGGGGIAPLSCSEPDICELQKMYFLPDIRGKGLAKKLALMALDHARELGFKRCYLETTAFLREAIGLYEHLGFEHISEPLGCTGHVDCEVRMLKSL
- the rraB gene encoding ribonuclease E inhibitor RraB, which codes for MANPELLEEQREETRLIIEELLEDGSDPDALYTIEHHLSADDLETLEKAAVEAFKLGYEVTEPEELEVEEGDTVICCDILSECALNAELIDAQVEQLMTLAEKYDVEYDGWGTYFEDPNGEEGEGDDEDYVDEDDDGVRH
- the argF gene encoding ornithine carbamoyltransferase; this encodes MSGFYQKHFLKLLDFTPAELTALLQLAAKLKADKKSGKEEQKLTGKNIALIFEKDSTRTRCSFEVAAYDQGARVTYLGSSGSQIGHKESIKDTARVLGRMYDGIQYRGYGQEVVETLAEYAGVPVWNGLTDEFHPTQLLADLLTMQEHLPGKAYNQMTLVYAGDARNNMGNSMLEAAALTGLDLRLVAPQACWPEDALVAECLAMAKKNGGNITLTEDIAAGVKGADFIYTDVWVSMGEPKEKWAERIALLRDYQVNSQMMALSGNPQVKFLHCLPAFHDDQTTLGKKMAAEFGLHGGMEVTDEVFESPASIVFDQAENRMHTIKAVMAATLSQ
- a CDS encoding YhcH/YjgK/YiaL family protein, producing the protein MIVGNIHHLQSWLPEELREAIEYIKANVTEATEKGKHDIDGNRLFYLISEDTTEPFEQRRAEYHARYLDIQIVLKGQEGMTFSTLPADTPDTDWLADKDIAFLAAGEQEKTVILSEGDFVVFYPGEVHKPLCAVGAPAQVRKAVVKLLVA
- a CDS encoding arginine repressor; the encoded protein is MMDYDDFPAKEQQQLAVCQRLISEKRYLSQEEIRRDLQGHGFENISQSSVSRLLRILGVIKIRNTKGQKIYSVNPQQRPAPDAARSVAEMVVSVEHNREFILIHTVAGYGCAVASILNYHALPEILGVIAGSNIVWVAPRVVQRTALVHKQINYLLKMH
- the pyrB gene encoding aspartate carbamoyltransferase produces the protein MANPLYQKHIISINDLSRDDLNLVLATAAKLKANPQPELLKHKVIASCFFEASTRTRLSFETSMHRLGASVVGFSDSANTSLGKKGETLADTISVISTYVDAIVMRHPQEGAARLATEFSGQVPVLNAGDGSNQHPTQTLLDLFTIQETQGRLDNLHVAMVGDLKYGRTVHSLTQALAKFDGNRFYFIAPDALAMPQYILDMLDEKGIVWSLHASIEEVMAEVDILYMTRVQKERLDPSEYANVKAQFVLRASDLTGARENMKVLHPLPRIDEIATDVDKTPHAWYFQQAGNGIFARQALLALVLNRDLAL
- the pyrI gene encoding aspartate carbamoyltransferase regulatory subunit → MTHDNKLQVEAIKCGTVIDHIPAQVGFKLLTLFKLTETDQRITIGLNLPSGEMGRKDLIKIENTFLTAEQVNQLSLYAPQATVNRIDNYEVVGKSRPSLPDRIESVLVCPNSNCISHAEPVSSSFAVKKRADDIALKCKYCEKEFSHYVVLAN
- the ridA gene encoding 2-iminobutanoate/2-iminopropanoate deaminase; this encodes MSKTIATENAPAAIGPYVQGVDLGSMIITSGQIPVDPKTGSVPEEVSAQARQSLENVKAIVEAAGLQVGDIVKTTVFVKDLNDFATVNATYEAFFAEHNATFPARSCVEVARLPKDVKIEIEAIAVRR
- the mgtA gene encoding magnesium-translocating P-type ATPase, coding for MFKNITRQLFARLSRHLPDRLVHRDPLPNARTYVCTSPSSSLSEQCLKAAMMDEATLWKTFNAHPEGLNHAEVEAAREKHGPNQLPTQKPSPWWVHLWDCYRNPFNILLTILGAISYATEDLFAAGVIGLMVAISTLLNFVQEARSTKAADALKAMVSNTATVLRVINEKGESGWLELPIDQLVPGDVIKLSAGDMIPADLRVIQARDLFVAQASLTGESLPVEKFAASREAAHSNPLECDTLCFMGTNVVSGTAQAIVIATGGNTWFGQLAGRVSEQETEQNAFQQGISRVSMLLIRFMLVMAPVVLVINGYTKGDWWEAALFALSVAVGLTPEMLPMIVTSTLARGAVKLSKQKVIVKHLDAIQNFGAMDILCTDKTGTLTQDKIVLENHTDISGKSCEHVLHSAWLNSHYQTGLKNLLDTAVLEGVDEASACELAARWQKIDEIPFDFERRRMSVVVAEEAAVHQLVCKGALQEILNVCSRVRHNGEIVPLDDSMLRRVKRVTDSLNRQGLRVVAVATKYLPAREGDYQRIDESDLILEGYIAFLDPPKETTAPALKALKASGITVKILTGDSELVAAKVCHEVGLDAGEVVIGSDIEEISDDELAALAQRTTLFARLTPMHKERIVTLLKREGHVVGFMGDGINDAPALRAADIGISVDGAVDIAREAADIILLEKSLMVLEEGVIEGRRTFSNMLKYIKMTASSNFGNVFSVLVASAFLPFLPMLPLHLLIQNLLYDVSQVAIPFDNVDDEQIQQPQRWNPADLGRFMIFFGPISSIFDILTFCVMWWVFHANVPEAQTLFQSGWFVVGLLSQTLIVHMIRTRRVPFIQSRAAWPLLLMTMVVMAVGIALPFSPLAGYLQLQALPLSYFPWLVAILAGYMTLTQLVKGFYSRRYGWQ